The following proteins are co-located in the Paenibacillus sp. JNUCC32 genome:
- the mraY gene encoding phospho-N-acetylmuramoyl-pentapeptide-transferase, with amino-acid sequence MDFQLLLLTIGVAFVLAVISAPLLIPLLRRMKFGQQVRNDGPQSHLKKAGTPTMGGVVILLAFTLTYIKFSPVDTDFYVLIVATLGFGLIGFLDDYIKIVFRRSLGLTARQKLFGQLLFSGIMCWLLISNGHSTAISVPGMDWSFDWGPWFYYPFIVVMMLAISNAVNFTDGLDGLLSGVSAIAFGAYAIVAIQSTSFAAAFCAAAMIGAVLGFLVFNAHPAKVFMGDTGSLGIGGAIGAIAIVTKSELLFLIIGGVFVIEMLSVVLQVISFKTRGKRIFKMSPIHHHYELSGWSEWRVVFTFWAVGLVLAGLGLYINKGL; translated from the coding sequence ATGGACTTTCAATTGCTGTTATTGACAATCGGTGTAGCGTTTGTGCTTGCGGTGATATCGGCTCCGCTGCTCATTCCGCTGCTGCGGCGTATGAAGTTCGGCCAGCAGGTCAGGAACGACGGTCCGCAGAGCCACTTGAAAAAAGCCGGGACGCCAACGATGGGCGGCGTCGTCATTCTTTTAGCTTTTACGCTGACTTATATTAAATTTTCGCCTGTCGATACCGATTTCTACGTGCTGATCGTAGCCACGCTCGGTTTCGGTTTGATCGGCTTTCTTGACGATTACATCAAGATCGTGTTTCGCAGATCATTAGGACTTACGGCCCGGCAGAAGCTGTTTGGACAGCTTCTGTTTTCCGGTATTATGTGCTGGCTGTTGATTTCCAACGGCCACAGCACGGCAATCAGCGTACCGGGCATGGATTGGTCCTTTGATTGGGGCCCATGGTTCTATTATCCGTTCATCGTGGTCATGATGCTTGCAATCAGCAACGCGGTCAATTTCACCGACGGATTGGACGGCCTGCTGTCCGGCGTCAGCGCGATTGCCTTTGGCGCCTATGCCATCGTCGCGATCCAGTCCACCTCGTTCGCGGCGGCGTTCTGCGCGGCTGCCATGATCGGCGCGGTGCTCGGTTTTCTGGTATTTAACGCTCATCCCGCGAAGGTGTTCATGGGTGATACGGGTTCTTTAGGCATCGGCGGTGCCATCGGCGCCATTGCCATCGTAACCAAGAGCGAGCTGCTGTTCCTGATCATTGGAGGGGTCTTCGTCATCGAGATGCTATCTGTTGTGCTTCAGGTGATCTCCTTCAAAACCCGGGGCAAACGAATATTCAAAATGAGCCCGATCCACCACCATTACGAATTGTCCGGGTGGTCGGAGTGGCGCGTTGTTTTTACATTTTGGGCCGTGGGACTGGTACTTGCGGGACTCGGACTCTATATCAACAAGGGGTTGTAA
- a CDS encoding UDP-N-acetylmuramoyl-tripeptide--D-alanyl-D-alanine ligase → MIHKSLKSIADMCGGTLSRNQDDNIIIQGVGTDSRTIQPGNLFVPIVGEKFDGHEFVESVLAGGAGAAFWQRDHQPVPADLPLIFVEDTLKALQSLAAAYLSESRAKVVGITGSNGKTTVKDMVSALLETTYNVHKTQGNYNNHIGLPLTVLAMKEGTDIIVLEMGMSGRHEIELLSNIARPDLTVITNVGEAHLLQLGSREEIARAKLEIISGMKPGGLLIYHGDEPLIRQVLAEEATVKPEGLRTFTFGNQDTNDDYPTGLMFHARGIIFTSSRHAGEGFSLPLLGRHNVVNALAAMAVATHLGIGDEAIRSGFARLKLSSMRIEAVETAFGVTVLNDAYNSSPTAVKAAVDVLGDMKGYRRRIAVLGDMLELGQREESFHAEIGEYLSPDNADLVFTYGPLSLHTANKAKARFPEGAVLSFTDKEKLIEALLEQVTEKDIVLVKASRGMRLEHVVDALKALPGSNNGVRG, encoded by the coding sequence GTGATCCATAAATCATTAAAGAGCATCGCCGACATGTGCGGCGGAACGCTCTCACGTAACCAAGATGACAACATCATCATTCAAGGAGTCGGTACCGACTCCCGAACCATACAGCCGGGCAACCTGTTTGTTCCGATTGTCGGCGAGAAGTTTGACGGGCATGAATTCGTGGAGAGCGTGCTCGCCGGCGGAGCCGGCGCGGCATTCTGGCAGAGGGATCATCAGCCGGTTCCCGCCGACCTTCCGCTCATTTTCGTGGAGGATACATTAAAGGCGCTCCAGTCGCTTGCGGCGGCCTATTTGTCCGAGAGCAGAGCCAAGGTGGTGGGCATAACCGGCAGCAACGGCAAAACCACCGTGAAGGACATGGTGTCGGCACTGCTTGAAACCACGTATAACGTTCACAAAACGCAAGGCAATTATAATAATCATATCGGGCTTCCGTTAACCGTACTGGCAATGAAGGAAGGCACCGACATTATCGTGCTTGAGATGGGTATGAGCGGACGACATGAGATCGAGCTGCTCTCGAATATAGCCCGTCCGGATTTAACCGTGATCACCAATGTCGGGGAAGCGCATTTGCTGCAGCTCGGTTCCCGGGAAGAAATCGCACGGGCCAAGCTTGAAATTATCAGCGGCATGAAGCCCGGCGGTTTGCTGATCTATCATGGGGACGAACCGCTGATCCGTCAGGTGCTTGCTGAAGAGGCAACGGTGAAGCCGGAGGGGCTGCGTACGTTTACGTTCGGAAATCAAGATACCAATGACGATTATCCGACGGGACTTATGTTCCATGCCAGAGGAATCATTTTTACTTCGAGCCGGCATGCAGGCGAAGGCTTCAGCCTGCCGCTCCTCGGCCGCCACAATGTGGTAAACGCCCTGGCAGCCATGGCCGTGGCGACCCATCTGGGCATCGGCGATGAAGCCATTCGCAGCGGGTTCGCCCGTCTGAAGCTGTCGAGCATGCGGATCGAAGCCGTAGAGACCGCGTTCGGGGTAACCGTGCTGAACGATGCCTACAATTCCAGCCCGACGGCGGTGAAGGCGGCTGTAGACGTGCTTGGCGATATGAAGGGTTACCGCCGCCGGATCGCCGTGCTCGGGGACATGCTGGAACTTGGTCAGCGGGAAGAGTCATTCCATGCCGAAATCGGAGAGTATTTATCTCCGGACAATGCGGATCTGGTATTCACCTACGGTCCGTTGTCTCTTCATACGGCGAATAAAGCGAAAGCCCGCTTCCCGGAAGGGGCCGTGCTTTCTTTTACGGATAAAGAAAAGCTGATCGAAGCCCTGCTGGAGCAGGTTACGGAGAAGGATATCGTATTGGTGAAAGCCTCGCGCGGCATGAGGCTGGAGCACGTGGTTGATGCCTTGAAGGCACTGCCGGGCAGCAACAACGGAGTGAGGGGGTGA
- a CDS encoding UDP-N-acetylmuramoyl-L-alanyl-D-glutamate--2,6-diaminopimelate ligase has translation MNLKQLSSVLAAAVIEGSGDVEITGIETDSRQVKPGDLFICLPGHTVDGHQFAAQAADKGAAALVVERKLEVDLPQVIVKDSRFAMAGLANAFYHQPSSRMKMIGVTGTNGKTTTTYLIETIMNDFGLKTGLIGTIQMKYGGQSFPMPRTTPEALELQRYLNDMANAGTECCVMEVSSHALEQGRVKGTDFRTAIFTNLTQDHLDYHHTMEEYRGAKGLFFSRLGNAFAKDESARKYAVLNADDDASAYFAKQTAAEVITYGLGEDADVRASNISITAQGTSFHVDTFRGSADISIRMVGKFNVYNAMAAIAAALLEGVPLEDIKNSLESVPGVDGRVEVVDEGQPYAVIVDYAHTPDGLENVLRTVNEFAEGRVLTVFGCGGDRDRTKRPIMGKIAAKYSDVVLVTSDNPRTEDPELILKDIEAGLVEDGVATESYKLIVDRRKAIEKAIEMASPGDVVLIAGKGHETYQLIAGEVLDFDDRIVAKDAIRGRQ, from the coding sequence ATGAACTTAAAGCAATTATCATCCGTATTGGCCGCTGCTGTTATCGAGGGATCCGGAGATGTTGAAATTACGGGGATAGAAACAGACTCCAGACAAGTAAAACCGGGGGATTTGTTCATTTGCCTGCCGGGCCATACGGTGGATGGACACCAGTTTGCAGCCCAGGCCGCCGACAAAGGCGCCGCGGCGCTGGTCGTTGAACGCAAGCTGGAGGTTGACCTCCCGCAGGTCATCGTGAAAGACAGCCGCTTCGCGATGGCGGGTTTGGCGAATGCCTTTTATCATCAGCCGAGCTCCCGCATGAAGATGATCGGCGTAACCGGTACGAACGGCAAGACAACGACAACGTATTTGATCGAGACGATCATGAACGATTTCGGGTTGAAAACCGGATTGATCGGCACGATTCAGATGAAATACGGCGGCCAGTCCTTCCCGATGCCGAGAACGACGCCCGAGGCGCTGGAGCTTCAGCGTTACTTGAACGATATGGCCAATGCAGGCACCGAGTGCTGCGTGATGGAGGTATCCTCGCATGCGCTCGAACAGGGGCGCGTGAAGGGAACGGATTTCCGGACGGCCATCTTCACGAATCTGACCCAGGACCATTTGGACTATCATCACACGATGGAAGAATACCGCGGCGCAAAAGGGTTATTTTTCTCCCGGCTGGGCAACGCTTTTGCCAAGGATGAATCCGCGCGCAAATATGCCGTCCTGAATGCGGATGACGATGCTTCGGCATATTTCGCCAAGCAGACCGCGGCGGAAGTGATTACCTACGGTTTGGGTGAAGATGCGGATGTGCGGGCGAGCAATATATCGATCACCGCGCAAGGCACCTCGTTCCATGTGGATACGTTCCGCGGCAGTGCGGACATTTCGATTCGAATGGTAGGGAAATTCAACGTATATAACGCCATGGCTGCGATCGCGGCAGCGCTCCTGGAAGGTGTGCCGCTCGAAGATATCAAGAACAGCCTGGAGTCCGTGCCCGGAGTCGATGGCCGCGTAGAGGTCGTGGATGAAGGCCAGCCGTATGCCGTGATCGTGGATTATGCCCATACGCCGGACGGACTTGAAAATGTGCTCCGCACCGTCAATGAATTCGCGGAAGGCCGGGTGCTCACCGTTTTCGGCTGCGGGGGCGACCGGGACCGGACCAAACGGCCGATCATGGGTAAAATCGCTGCGAAATACAGCGATGTTGTATTGGTAACTTCCGATAATCCCCGTACCGAGGATCCGGAGTTGATATTGAAGGATATCGAGGCCGGATTGGTTGAGGACGGTGTGGCAACCGAAAGCTACAAGCTCATCGTCGATCGCCGGAAAGCGATCGAAAAGGCTATTGAAATGGCAAGCCCGGGCGATGTAGTATTGATTGCGGGGAAAGGTCATGAGACCTATCAGCTGATTGCGGGCGAAGTGCTTGATTTTGACGACCGCATCGTAGCCAAAGACGCGATAAGGGGCAGACAATAG